One genomic segment of Jaculus jaculus isolate mJacJac1 chromosome 2, mJacJac1.mat.Y.cur, whole genome shotgun sequence includes these proteins:
- the Tcf24 gene encoding transcription factor 24: MERGRPASARAEPAAAAVRDSSPGRPGLGPAGSGGVGPRSGGGRPAAANAARERSRVQTLRHAFLELQRTLPSVPPDTKLSKLDVLLLATTYIAHLTRSLQDDAQAPGDPGLGTLRGEGYLHPVKKWPMRSRLYIGATAQFMKQSVSGDKASQSSMSTDSQP, translated from the exons ATGGAGCGCGGCCGCCCAGCGAGCGCCCGAGCcgagcccgccgccgccgccgtccgcGACTCGAGCCCCGGACGTCCCGGGCTGGGGCCGGCGGGCTCCGGCGGGGTCGGCCCGCGCTCGGGGGGAGGCCGGCCGGCCGCGGCGAACGCCGCTCGCGAGCGCAGCCGCGTGCAGACCCTGCGGCACGCCTTCCTGGAGCTGCAGCGCACGCTCCCGTCCGTGCCGCCCGACACCAAGCTGTCCAAGCTGGACGTGCTGCTGCTGGCCACCACCTACATCGCCCACCTCACCCGCAGCCTGCAGGACGACGCGCAGGCGCCCGGAGACCCCGGGCTGGGCACCTTGCGAGGCGAAGGCTACCTGCACCCGGTCAAG AAATGGCCCATGCGATCAAGATTATACATTGGCGCTACTGCTCAGTTTATGAAACAGTCTGTCTCCGGAGACAAAGCAAGTCAGAGCAGCATGTCCACAGACTCCCAGCCTTAA